The region TTGAGCTCGAGATAGACGGATTCGTCTTCCATAAAAGACAGATCGTCGCAGAACAGGACGAAACGCTCGGGGCGGTCCCACAGGAGTTCGACGATTTCAGGCAGATCCGTCAGATCCTGCCTGCGGACCTCGATCATGCGCAGGCCCTCGCCGGCGAACCGGGCCAGCAGGCCTTTGACCACCGAAGACTTGCCGGTTCCGCGCTCGCCCCAGATCAGCGCGTTGTTCGCGGGCATCCCCCGGACGAACTGACGGGTATTCCGGTCCAGGACCCCGATTTCGCGTTCCAGGCCGAAGAGATCGCCCAGGTCCGCCAGGTCGGGATGTACGATCGGTTCCAGATAACCCCTACCGCCTTTTTTACGCCATCGGAACGCGATGGACTCGGAGTATACGTCGCCGGACGCATGCTCTCGCTGTCCCGTATAGGCGGAAAGAAACGCTTCGAAGCGGTCCATCAGCCTTTCGAGGCGGGGCAGCAGATCGGACAGGGTTCT is a window of Gemmatimonadota bacterium DNA encoding:
- a CDS encoding ATP-binding protein, whose product is MPNHTVRTLSDLLPRLERLMDRFEAFLSAYTGQREHASGDVYSESIAFRWRKKGGRGYLEPIVHPDLADLGDLFGLEREIGVLDRNTRQFVRGMPANNALIWGERGTGKSSVVKGLLARFAGEGLRMIEVRRQDLTDLPEIVELLWDRPERFVLFCDDLSFMEDESVYLELKALLEGSLSARPDNVLVYATSNRRHLMPEKLADNTLRFSPDDDEIHPQETVEEKVSLSDRFGLSIGFYRITQDTYFRIVRHLVDQRGLDMDAELLRRESLRWLQRASGRSGRVARQFVDDLEGRLKLGELS